The Leptolyngbyaceae cyanobacterium genome includes a region encoding these proteins:
- a CDS encoding formylglycine-generating enzyme family protein produces MPEIVINYLQYEAEYFVEDLGNEVELDMVLIPGSSFMMGSLEEEEGHDKSESPQHQVNIKPFFIGKYPVTQSQWKAVATLPKVNRELKSDPSYFRDRNSPTEILGDHPVESVSWYDAVEFCDRLSNYTKRRYRLPSEAEWEYACRAGTTTPFHFGETITTDLANYRGTDNEEYKWSGSYNSGPKGIYRVETTPVGSFKVANAFGLFDMHGLVWEWCADHWHENYEGAPDDGSSWFDQLNENDYQNYRVLRGGSWFYNPEVCRSACRNVFVGGLSVSNIGFRVVCTAA; encoded by the coding sequence ATGCCAGAAATAGTAATCAACTACTTACAATATGAAGCAGAATATTTTGTAGAAGATTTGGGGAATGAAGTTGAATTAGACATGGTGCTGATTCCCGGTAGCTCTTTTATGATGGGGTCGCTAGAAGAAGAAGAGGGGCATGACAAATCAGAAAGCCCTCAGCACCAGGTAAACATCAAGCCCTTTTTTATAGGTAAATATCCTGTTACTCAATCGCAATGGAAAGCAGTTGCAACTTTACCTAAAGTTAATCGAGAACTTAAATCAGACCCGTCTTATTTTAGAGATAGGAATTCCCCTACCGAGATACTAGGCGATCATCCTGTAGAAAGTGTTTCTTGGTACGATGCGGTGGAATTTTGCGATCGGCTTTCTAACTATACAAAACGAAGATATCGTTTACCTAGTGAAGCTGAGTGGGAATATGCTTGTCGTGCGGGAACAACTACTCCATTTCATTTTGGGGAGACGATTACTACCGATTTAGCAAATTATCGAGGTACTGATAATGAAGAGTATAAGTGGTCAGGATCTTACAATAGTGGCCCAAAAGGAATTTACCGCGTGGAAACTACTCCAGTCGGTAGTTTTAAAGTTGCTAATGCTTTTGGGCTATTTGATATGCACGGGCTAGTCTGGGAGTGGTGCGCTGACCATTGGCATGAAAATTATGAAGGCGCACCTGATGATGGAAGTTCTTGGTTTGATCAACTAAATGAAAATGATTATCAAAATTATCGAGTACTGCGGGGTGGTTCTTGGTTCTATAATCCTGAAGTCTGCCGTTCGGCTTGTCGTAACGTCTTTGTTGGGGGACTCAGTGTCAGCAATATTGGTTTTCGAGTTGTGTGTACTGCGGCGTAA